One Setaria viridis chromosome 3, Setaria_viridis_v4.0, whole genome shotgun sequence DNA window includes the following coding sequences:
- the LOC117846979 gene encoding heptahelical transmembrane protein 4 isoform X1 — MCKKKGQGRPLHKPSLQPRGAGELGGGTSPMASSPTTTSSCIPWNVGADDGKKEKQSKKCELIGYEALPEWLKDNEFIHGYYRCEWPMKETILSIFSIHNETLNVWSHLIGFLLFLCLTIFTAMVIPRDGNNNSSWSSSGSRAAYWGDLVEMANMTVALRHEALAACFLLPPSAAAEAGLSEDGQQIPTSCPPNTSSSHVHHGIQIQIRQRLHLQDTNGTATDALVVAGEPVTRWPLFAYLAGAMVCLLTSSACHLILCHSERTAYVTLRLDYAGIAALIVTSFYPLAYYSFLCAPSLQRLYMGSITALGAAAATVSLVPAFQAPELRPLRAALFSCMGASGVVPIAHKLVIYGGTAPGAVASAAYEALMGALYGLGVVVYAARVPERWAPGRFDLVGHSHQLFHLFVVAGAYAHYLAGVEYLKWRDVDKC, encoded by the exons ATGTGCAAGAAGAAAGGCCAAGGGCGGCCACTGCACAAGCCAAGCCTGCAACCAAGAGGTGCCGGAGAGCTTGGAGGAGGAACTTCACCCATGGCTTCTTCTCCTACCACTACCTCTTCCTGCATACCTTGGAATGTCGGCGCCGATGACGGGAAGAAGGAGAAGCAGAGCAAGAAGTGTGAGCTCATCGGGTACGAGGCGCTGCCGGAGTGGCTCAAGGACAACGAGTTCATCCACGGCTACTACCGGTGCGAGTGGCCGATGAAGGAGACCATCCTCAGCATCTTCTCCATCCACAACGAGACCCTCAACGTTTGGTC GCATTTGATAGGGTTCCTGCTGTTCTTGTGCCTGACAATCTTCACGGCAATGGTGATCCCAAGGGACGGCAACAACAACAGTAGCTGGAGTAGTAGCGGTAGCAGGGCTGCGTACTGGGGAGATCTGGTGGAGATGGCCAACATGACGGTGGCGCTGAGGCACGAGGCGCTCGCAGCGTGTTTCCTGCTGCCACCATCTGCGGCTGCAGAGGCTGGTTTGTCTGAAGATGGTCAGCAGATCCCTACCAGCTGTCCACCCAACACATCCTCCTCTCACGTTCATCATGGCATCCAGATCCAG ATCCGACAACGACTGCATCTGCAGGACACTAATGGTACGGCCACGGACGcactcgtcgtcgccggcgagcccgtGACGCGGTGGCCGCTGTTCGCGTACCTCGCCGGCGCGATGGTGTGCCTGCTGACGAGCAGCGCGTGCCACCTGATCCTGTGCCACTCGGAGCGCACGGCGTACGTGACGCTCCGCCTCGACTACGCCGGCATCGCCGCCCTGATCGTCACCTCCTTCTACCCGCTAGCCTACTACTCCTTCCTCTGCGCCCCCTCgctgcagcgcctctacatgggCTCCATCACGGcgctgggcgccgccgcggccacggtGTCGCTGGTGCCGGCGTTCCAGGCCCCCGAGCTCCGGCCGCTCCGCGCCGCCCTCTTCTCCTGCATGGGCGCGTCGGGAGTGGTGCCCATCGCCCACAAGCTCGTGATCTACGGCGGCACGGCGCCGGGGGCCGTGGCTTCGGCGGCGTACGAGGCGCTCATGGGGGCGCTCTACGGGCTCGGCGTCGTCGTCTACGCGGCGCGGGTGCCGGAGCGGTGGGCGCCCGGGAGGTTCGACCTCGTCGGGCACAGCCACCAGCTGTTCCACCtcttcgtcgtcgccggcgcgtACGCGCACTACCTCGCCGGAGTCGAGTACCTCAAGTGGAGGGACGTCGACAAGTGCTAG
- the LOC117846979 gene encoding heptahelical transmembrane protein 4 isoform X2 → MCKKKGQGRPLHKPSLQPRGAGELGGGTSPMASSPTTTSSCIPWNVGADDGKKEKQSKKCELIGYEALPEWLKDNEFIHGYYRCEWPMKETILSIFSIHNETLNVWSHLIGFLLFLCLTIFTAMVIPRDGNNNSSWSSSGSRAAYWGDLVEMANMTVALRHEALAACFLLPPSAAAEAGLSEDGQQIPTSCPPNTSSSHVHHGIQIQDTNGTATDALVVAGEPVTRWPLFAYLAGAMVCLLTSSACHLILCHSERTAYVTLRLDYAGIAALIVTSFYPLAYYSFLCAPSLQRLYMGSITALGAAAATVSLVPAFQAPELRPLRAALFSCMGASGVVPIAHKLVIYGGTAPGAVASAAYEALMGALYGLGVVVYAARVPERWAPGRFDLVGHSHQLFHLFVVAGAYAHYLAGVEYLKWRDVDKC, encoded by the exons ATGTGCAAGAAGAAAGGCCAAGGGCGGCCACTGCACAAGCCAAGCCTGCAACCAAGAGGTGCCGGAGAGCTTGGAGGAGGAACTTCACCCATGGCTTCTTCTCCTACCACTACCTCTTCCTGCATACCTTGGAATGTCGGCGCCGATGACGGGAAGAAGGAGAAGCAGAGCAAGAAGTGTGAGCTCATCGGGTACGAGGCGCTGCCGGAGTGGCTCAAGGACAACGAGTTCATCCACGGCTACTACCGGTGCGAGTGGCCGATGAAGGAGACCATCCTCAGCATCTTCTCCATCCACAACGAGACCCTCAACGTTTGGTC GCATTTGATAGGGTTCCTGCTGTTCTTGTGCCTGACAATCTTCACGGCAATGGTGATCCCAAGGGACGGCAACAACAACAGTAGCTGGAGTAGTAGCGGTAGCAGGGCTGCGTACTGGGGAGATCTGGTGGAGATGGCCAACATGACGGTGGCGCTGAGGCACGAGGCGCTCGCAGCGTGTTTCCTGCTGCCACCATCTGCGGCTGCAGAGGCTGGTTTGTCTGAAGATGGTCAGCAGATCCCTACCAGCTGTCCACCCAACACATCCTCCTCTCACGTTCATCATGGCATCCAGATCCAG GACACTAATGGTACGGCCACGGACGcactcgtcgtcgccggcgagcccgtGACGCGGTGGCCGCTGTTCGCGTACCTCGCCGGCGCGATGGTGTGCCTGCTGACGAGCAGCGCGTGCCACCTGATCCTGTGCCACTCGGAGCGCACGGCGTACGTGACGCTCCGCCTCGACTACGCCGGCATCGCCGCCCTGATCGTCACCTCCTTCTACCCGCTAGCCTACTACTCCTTCCTCTGCGCCCCCTCgctgcagcgcctctacatgggCTCCATCACGGcgctgggcgccgccgcggccacggtGTCGCTGGTGCCGGCGTTCCAGGCCCCCGAGCTCCGGCCGCTCCGCGCCGCCCTCTTCTCCTGCATGGGCGCGTCGGGAGTGGTGCCCATCGCCCACAAGCTCGTGATCTACGGCGGCACGGCGCCGGGGGCCGTGGCTTCGGCGGCGTACGAGGCGCTCATGGGGGCGCTCTACGGGCTCGGCGTCGTCGTCTACGCGGCGCGGGTGCCGGAGCGGTGGGCGCCCGGGAGGTTCGACCTCGTCGGGCACAGCCACCAGCTGTTCCACCtcttcgtcgtcgccggcgcgtACGCGCACTACCTCGCCGGAGTCGAGTACCTCAAGTGGAGGGACGTCGACAAGTGCTAG